A part of Liolophura sinensis isolate JHLJ2023 chromosome 1, CUHK_Ljap_v2, whole genome shotgun sequence genomic DNA contains:
- the LOC135469223 gene encoding cyclin-dependent kinase-like 2 isoform X2 produces MEKYENLGLVGEGSYGMVLKCKHKETNQIVAIKKFLESEDDKMVKKIAMREVRMLKQLRHENLVNLLEVFRRKKRLYLVFEFVDHTVLDDLEKCPNGLDENTVRKILWQVLKGIEFCHLHNIIHRDIKPENILVSKSGVVKLCDFGFARTLAQPGEAYTDYVATRWYRSPELLVGDTKYGRAVDIWAIGCLLAETLTGEPLFPGESDIDQLYHIVKCFGNLTQRHKEVFLKNPLFVGMRLPEVRELSPLEKKFPKISSQALDLMKQCLQLDPDDRPTCSQLLKHEMFQKDGFAQKFVNDLRSRVQRDHQDNPLLKKNSDNKDNDDNKNSKKKKKTLEKKDAKETNEEKPKRKLPEPEKIVKKPTSTPPAATTVNGSSTFPPAGAAPSLVTANKQSSSHMVISNDTDSSPEESFSSMPPINMYGQTVHNTQSIPAINSPSSMTPSVATVNNITLGSQPMGSAPYAGPPPLRVNDKSSKKSTNGNHTHYSKKGPPPNHHSVSISPQPLQSEKSSLHDKANQYDKSTPTRWKGGKEPEKKDVFSLPEVKGAEANPHKKERKDEKEKKKSGGVTIPHITNIDPFNSSQPNGSDSNLPYV; encoded by the exons ATGGAGAAGTACGAGAACCTTGGCCTGGTGGGTGAGGGCAGCTATGGTATGGTGCTCAAGTGTAAGCACAAGGAAACCAATCAGATTGTGGCCATTAAAAAGTTCCTTGAAAGTGAAGATGATAAGatggtgaaaaaaattgcaatgCGAGAGGTCAGAATGTTGAAG cAACTGCGGCACGAAAATCTTGTAAATTTGTTGGAGGTGTTTCGAaggaaaaaaagactttatttgGTGTTTGAGTTTGTTGACCACACAGTTTTAGATGACCTTGAAAAGTGTCCAAATGGACTAGATGAAAACACAGTGAGAAAGATCCTGTGGCAAGTTTTAAAAGGCATTGAGTTCTGTCATCTACATAAT ATTATACACAGGGATATCAAACCTGAGAACATCCTGGTGAGCAAGTCTGGAGTTGTGAAGTTGTGTGACTTCGGGTTTGCCCGCACACTAGCTCAGCCAGGTGAGGCGTATACAGACTACGTTGCAACGAGGTGGTACAGATCCCCAGAGCTGCTGGTGGGGGACACCAAGTATGGCAG GGCTGTGGATATCTGGGCTATAGGTTGTCTGTTGGCAGAAACTTTAACTGGTGAGCCTCTGTTCCCAGGAGAATCAGATATAGACCAACTCTACCACATCGTCAAATGCTTTG GAAACTTAACACAGCGACATAAGGAAGTTTTCCTAAAGAACCCTTTGTTTGTTGGCATGAGGTTACCAGAAGTGAGGGAACTTTCTCCACTTGAAAAGAAGTTTCCAAAAATTTCATCACAAGCTTTGGACTTGATGAAG CAATGTTTACAGTTAGATCCTGATGACAGACCGACATGCTCACAATTGCTGAAACACGAGATGTTTCAGAAGGATGGATTTGCTCAGAAATTTGTTAATGATCTGAGGTCAAGGGTACAGAGAGATCATCAGGATAACCCTTTGCTGAAGAAGAACTCTGACAACAAAGATAATGACGATAACAAAAActcaaagaaaaagaagaaaactttgGAGAAGAAG GATGCAAAGGAAACCAATGAGGAGAAACCAAAGAGAAAGCTGCCCGAGCCTGAGAAGATAGTGAAGAAACCCACTTCAACACCTCCAGCAGCTACCACTGTAAATGGTTCCAGTACGTTTCCTCCTGCCGGTGCAGCACCCAGCCTTGTCACAGCTAACAAACAGAGCAGCTCACATATGGTCATTTCTAATGATACAGACTCATCCCCTGAGGAGTCCTTCAGCAGTATGCCTCCTATAAATATGTATGGTCAGACAGTTCACAACACCCAGTCAATACCAGCCATTAACAG CCCCAGTTCTATGACACCCAGTGTAGCTACAGTAAACAATATAACCCTAGGTAGCCAGCCCATGGGTTCAGCCCCTTACGCTGGCCCCCCACCACTGAG GGTAAATGATAAATCCTCCAAAAAGTCCACAAATGGCAACCACACTCATTACAGTAAGAAAGGTCCCCCTCCAAATCACCACAGTGTGAGCATCAGTCCCCAGCCCCTGCAGTCTGAGAAGAGCTCTCTACATGACAAAGCAAACCAGTATGATAAGTCCACACCAACCAGATGGAAAGGAGGAAAAGAACCAGAGAAGAAAGATGTCTTCAGTCTACCAGAGGTCAAAGGTGCTGAAG CAAATCcacacaaaaaagaaaggaaGGACGAGAAGGAGAAAAAGAAGTCTGGAGGTGTGACAATACCTCACATCACAAATATAGACCCCTTCAACTCTTCACAG CCAAATGGTAGTGATTCCAATCTGCCGTACGTATGA
- the LOC135469223 gene encoding cyclin-dependent kinase-like 4 isoform X1, with product MEKYENLGLVGEGSYGMVLKCKHKETNQIVAIKKFLESEDDKMVKKIAMREVRMLKQLRHENLVNLLEVFRRKKRLYLVFEFVDHTVLDDLEKCPNGLDENTVRKILWQVLKGIEFCHLHNIIHRDIKPENILVSKSGVVKLCDFGFARTLAQPGEAYTDYVATRWYRSPELLVGDTKYGRAVDIWAIGCLLAETLTGEPLFPGESDIDQLYHIVKCFGNLTQRHKEVFLKNPLFVGMRLPEVRELSPLEKKFPKISSQALDLMKQCLQLDPDDRPTCSQLLKHEMFQKDGFAQKFVNDLRSRVQRDHQDNPLLKKNSDNKDNDDNKNSKKKKKTLEKKPRDKTNPARTDHISSFKDAKETNEEKPKRKLPEPEKIVKKPTSTPPAATTVNGSSTFPPAGAAPSLVTANKQSSSHMVISNDTDSSPEESFSSMPPINMYGQTVHNTQSIPAINSPSSMTPSVATVNNITLGSQPMGSAPYAGPPPLRVNDKSSKKSTNGNHTHYSKKGPPPNHHSVSISPQPLQSEKSSLHDKANQYDKSTPTRWKGGKEPEKKDVFSLPEVKGAEANPHKKERKDEKEKKKSGGVTIPHITNIDPFNSSQPNGSDSNLPYV from the exons ATGGAGAAGTACGAGAACCTTGGCCTGGTGGGTGAGGGCAGCTATGGTATGGTGCTCAAGTGTAAGCACAAGGAAACCAATCAGATTGTGGCCATTAAAAAGTTCCTTGAAAGTGAAGATGATAAGatggtgaaaaaaattgcaatgCGAGAGGTCAGAATGTTGAAG cAACTGCGGCACGAAAATCTTGTAAATTTGTTGGAGGTGTTTCGAaggaaaaaaagactttatttgGTGTTTGAGTTTGTTGACCACACAGTTTTAGATGACCTTGAAAAGTGTCCAAATGGACTAGATGAAAACACAGTGAGAAAGATCCTGTGGCAAGTTTTAAAAGGCATTGAGTTCTGTCATCTACATAAT ATTATACACAGGGATATCAAACCTGAGAACATCCTGGTGAGCAAGTCTGGAGTTGTGAAGTTGTGTGACTTCGGGTTTGCCCGCACACTAGCTCAGCCAGGTGAGGCGTATACAGACTACGTTGCAACGAGGTGGTACAGATCCCCAGAGCTGCTGGTGGGGGACACCAAGTATGGCAG GGCTGTGGATATCTGGGCTATAGGTTGTCTGTTGGCAGAAACTTTAACTGGTGAGCCTCTGTTCCCAGGAGAATCAGATATAGACCAACTCTACCACATCGTCAAATGCTTTG GAAACTTAACACAGCGACATAAGGAAGTTTTCCTAAAGAACCCTTTGTTTGTTGGCATGAGGTTACCAGAAGTGAGGGAACTTTCTCCACTTGAAAAGAAGTTTCCAAAAATTTCATCACAAGCTTTGGACTTGATGAAG CAATGTTTACAGTTAGATCCTGATGACAGACCGACATGCTCACAATTGCTGAAACACGAGATGTTTCAGAAGGATGGATTTGCTCAGAAATTTGTTAATGATCTGAGGTCAAGGGTACAGAGAGATCATCAGGATAACCCTTTGCTGAAGAAGAACTCTGACAACAAAGATAATGACGATAACAAAAActcaaagaaaaagaagaaaactttgGAGAAGAAG CCACGGGACAAAACCAACCCTGCACGGACTGACCATATCTCTTCATTCAAG GATGCAAAGGAAACCAATGAGGAGAAACCAAAGAGAAAGCTGCCCGAGCCTGAGAAGATAGTGAAGAAACCCACTTCAACACCTCCAGCAGCTACCACTGTAAATGGTTCCAGTACGTTTCCTCCTGCCGGTGCAGCACCCAGCCTTGTCACAGCTAACAAACAGAGCAGCTCACATATGGTCATTTCTAATGATACAGACTCATCCCCTGAGGAGTCCTTCAGCAGTATGCCTCCTATAAATATGTATGGTCAGACAGTTCACAACACCCAGTCAATACCAGCCATTAACAG CCCCAGTTCTATGACACCCAGTGTAGCTACAGTAAACAATATAACCCTAGGTAGCCAGCCCATGGGTTCAGCCCCTTACGCTGGCCCCCCACCACTGAG GGTAAATGATAAATCCTCCAAAAAGTCCACAAATGGCAACCACACTCATTACAGTAAGAAAGGTCCCCCTCCAAATCACCACAGTGTGAGCATCAGTCCCCAGCCCCTGCAGTCTGAGAAGAGCTCTCTACATGACAAAGCAAACCAGTATGATAAGTCCACACCAACCAGATGGAAAGGAGGAAAAGAACCAGAGAAGAAAGATGTCTTCAGTCTACCAGAGGTCAAAGGTGCTGAAG CAAATCcacacaaaaaagaaaggaaGGACGAGAAGGAGAAAAAGAAGTCTGGAGGTGTGACAATACCTCACATCACAAATATAGACCCCTTCAACTCTTCACAG CCAAATGGTAGTGATTCCAATCTGCCGTACGTATGA